In the genome of Natronorubrum sediminis, one region contains:
- a CDS encoding magnesium transporter translates to MASRSIDGPIRSITSTAVPTCQPADTRATVLDQLVGRTWESADTIYVLEEGTLIGRLDITTLLRSTDDVPASRLMEIPRAQLRPSTDREHAILLAITEDRDEIPVVDSDGRLIGAVTSQAIIDTMHKAHVEDILLRAGVQKTGRQMLDDSSARVRIAVRSRAPWLLFGLVAGLCLSLISSQFEATIEETIALAFFPPVIAYIADSVGTQSEAIAIRAFAIADVDYGSYVHQELLVGIVLGTMIGILGGVGASVIANSSQIGVVVGLSLFVSSTLATVLASLIPIGFIMLDVDPALGSGPLATALQDAFSIAIYFLFALLLL, encoded by the coding sequence CGTCCTCGACCAACTCGTCGGTCGGACGTGGGAAAGCGCGGATACGATCTACGTCCTCGAGGAGGGGACGCTCATTGGTCGTCTCGATATCACTACCCTTCTTCGATCAACCGATGACGTCCCCGCCTCACGGTTGATGGAGATACCACGTGCGCAGCTACGCCCCAGTACTGACCGGGAACACGCCATACTTCTCGCCATAACGGAGGATAGAGACGAGATTCCGGTCGTCGACAGCGACGGGCGGCTCATCGGTGCCGTGACCTCCCAGGCCATCATCGATACGATGCACAAGGCGCACGTTGAGGATATACTCCTCCGTGCAGGGGTCCAAAAGACCGGGCGTCAGATGCTGGACGACTCGTCCGCTCGCGTTCGAATCGCTGTCCGGAGCCGGGCACCGTGGCTTCTGTTCGGTCTGGTAGCCGGATTGTGCCTCAGCCTAATCTCGAGCCAATTCGAGGCGACCATAGAAGAGACGATCGCTCTCGCATTCTTCCCGCCCGTTATCGCATACATTGCCGATTCAGTAGGAACGCAGTCAGAGGCCATCGCGATCAGGGCGTTTGCGATCGCTGACGTCGATTATGGGAGTTACGTTCATCAGGAACTGCTCGTCGGGATTGTCCTCGGCACCATGATCGGAATTCTCGGCGGCGTTGGAGCGTCGGTTATCGCTAACTCGTCGCAGATCGGTGTCGTCGTCGGACTGTCGCTGTTCGTTTCGAGTACCCTCGCGACCGTTCTCGCCTCCCTCATCCCGATTGGATTCATTATGTTAGATGTGGACCCGGCCCTCGGCAGTGGTCCGCTCGCCACTGCGCTTCAGGACGCCTTTAGCATTGCAATCTACTTTCTGTTTGCACTTCTCTTACTTTGA
- the cheY gene encoding chemotaxis protein CheY, which translates to MSTGVLIVDDSHFMRNLLRQILEQEYRILGEASNGAEAVKLYKEHEPDIVMMDIVMPKCNGIKATAAIKKIDPSARVIMCTSVGQREKMKLAVKAGADGYVTKPFEEPSVRKALTDVATA; encoded by the coding sequence ATGTCGACAGGGGTGCTCATCGTGGACGATTCTCATTTTATGCGGAATTTACTGCGCCAAATTTTGGAACAGGAATACCGCATTCTCGGAGAAGCGTCTAACGGAGCAGAAGCAGTGAAACTGTACAAAGAACACGAACCCGACATCGTCATGATGGACATCGTGATGCCCAAGTGTAACGGCATCAAGGCGACCGCGGCGATCAAAAAGATCGACCCGAGCGCTCGCGTCATCATGTGTACGAGTGTCGGCCAGCGTGAGAAAATGAAACTCGCCGTGAAAGCTGGTGCGGACGGCTACGTGACGAAGCCGTTCGAAGAACCCAGCGTCAGAAAGGCCCTCACAGACGTCGCTACGGCATGA
- a CDS encoding DUF5803 family protein: protein MNRRLVLGVIAVCLLVGLAGCSMFFGDISDEELDQEQEYDDLRDSDADVAIDIESGGLFSSGEFRAVYDLEEREEIALYRSNIHADEPLDIRAVRYWDSDGTEITGSELEVDQGQEHTVVTLPDENGTLAFTGDAGRHTFDLPAYVEGSYEVTLPPGYRSSAFLFGEVTPGGYERDVVDDQEHLTWEEVDSTLALQYYQTRDIPIFLGLVTVVSVIGGIGIAYYYRKVKRLKEQREELGLDIDIDDDDNDGPPPGMR from the coding sequence ATGAATCGACGGCTCGTCCTCGGCGTTATCGCGGTTTGCTTGCTCGTCGGTCTCGCTGGATGTTCGATGTTCTTCGGTGACATCTCCGACGAGGAACTCGATCAAGAGCAGGAGTACGACGACCTCAGAGACAGCGACGCCGACGTCGCCATCGATATCGAAAGCGGCGGCCTGTTCAGTAGCGGCGAGTTCCGCGCAGTTTACGACCTCGAGGAGCGCGAGGAGATCGCATTGTATCGGTCGAATATCCACGCCGACGAACCACTCGATATTCGCGCCGTCAGGTACTGGGATTCGGACGGAACCGAAATAACGGGCTCGGAACTCGAGGTCGATCAGGGTCAAGAACACACCGTCGTGACGTTGCCAGACGAAAACGGAACGCTCGCGTTCACCGGCGACGCCGGACGGCACACGTTCGATCTCCCGGCGTACGTCGAGGGCTCCTACGAAGTAACCCTGCCGCCGGGATATCGTAGCTCTGCGTTCCTCTTCGGAGAGGTCACGCCGGGGGGCTACGAACGCGACGTCGTCGACGATCAGGAACACCTGACCTGGGAGGAGGTAGATAGCACGCTGGCGCTGCAGTACTACCAGACACGTGACATCCCGATATTCCTCGGTCTCGTCACGGTCGTCAGCGTCATCGGCGGAATCGGTATCGCCTACTACTACCGAAAGGTCAAACGGCTCAAAGAGCAACGCGAGGAACTCGGACTTGACATCGATATCGACGACGACGATAACGACGGCCCGCCGCCGGGAATGCGCTAA
- a CDS encoding transcription factor, which translates to MAFEDLLEDPVIQKYLHELVGPKGMPVAAAPPDGEVTDEELSEELDLELNDVRRALFILYENDLATYRRLRDEDSGWLTYLWTFQYDNIPENLEEEMYRLYDALEDRREYERTHEFYLCEICSIRFEFGEAMDFGFECPECGSPLESMDNDRLVTSMDDRLDALEDELNIDGADA; encoded by the coding sequence ATGGCTTTTGAGGACCTGCTCGAGGATCCAGTCATCCAAAAGTACCTACACGAGCTGGTCGGTCCCAAAGGAATGCCCGTCGCGGCCGCGCCGCCAGACGGGGAAGTGACCGACGAGGAGCTCTCTGAGGAACTGGATCTCGAGTTGAACGACGTGCGGCGGGCGCTGTTTATCCTGTACGAAAACGACCTCGCGACGTATCGCCGACTGCGAGACGAGGACTCGGGGTGGCTCACCTACCTCTGGACGTTCCAGTACGACAACATCCCGGAGAATCTCGAGGAAGAGATGTATCGCCTCTACGACGCCCTCGAGGATCGCCGCGAGTACGAGCGAACACACGAGTTCTACCTCTGTGAAATTTGTTCCATCCGCTTCGAGTTCGGCGAGGCGATGGACTTTGGCTTCGAGTGCCCCGAGTGTGGCTCGCCGCTCGAATCGATGGACAACGACCGACTCGTCACCTCGATGGACGACCGCCTCGACGCGCTCGAGGACGAACTCAACATCGACGGTGCGGACGCCTGA
- a CDS encoding MBL fold metallo-hydrolase: MTTDADGAVRGKSAFSTLHRLEFDVPWPPKHVAAYLLDGPEPILIDAGRQTDASEATLERSLAEFDYSPADIDHVLVTHAHSDHIGQVPTLSDAGATIHGPAASLERLERDPETVRSTVRETARSTGYTGEDLEEIVDSEVDSFHRDRRLLDPATTQPIEPETSVSIGTHEFRTFETPGHEQNHLSYEVDLEGTTALFSGDALIEPFRAGTFHAGIDRGAYEGVDRYYDAMDRFLETSATHAFPGHGPTFTDPKRVATRTRERLDRLLEETLAALERVEPATPLEIAVERAGSVQYTAPVMDALGALGTLENRGLVAYDCKDGARTYRRRE, from the coding sequence ATGACGACTGACGCCGACGGTGCTGTTCGAGGCAAATCTGCGTTCTCGACGCTTCATCGTCTCGAGTTCGACGTCCCGTGGCCGCCGAAACACGTCGCCGCCTACCTCCTCGACGGCCCCGAACCCATACTGATCGACGCCGGCCGACAGACCGACGCCTCCGAAGCGACACTCGAGCGAAGCCTCGCCGAGTTCGACTACTCGCCTGCAGATATCGACCACGTGCTCGTGACGCACGCCCACAGCGATCACATCGGGCAGGTGCCGACGCTTTCCGACGCGGGGGCGACGATCCACGGTCCGGCGGCGTCGCTCGAGCGCCTCGAGCGAGACCCCGAGACGGTTCGCTCGACCGTTCGCGAGACGGCCCGGTCGACGGGTTACACCGGCGAGGATCTCGAGGAGATCGTCGACTCCGAAGTCGACTCCTTTCACCGGGATCGGCGGCTGCTCGACCCGGCGACAACGCAGCCGATCGAGCCCGAAACGTCGGTTTCGATCGGCACGCACGAGTTCCGTACGTTCGAGACGCCGGGACACGAGCAAAACCACCTGAGCTACGAGGTCGATCTCGAGGGGACGACGGCCCTATTCTCCGGCGACGCGCTTATCGAACCGTTCCGCGCGGGGACGTTCCACGCCGGGATCGATCGCGGCGCGTACGAGGGCGTCGATCGCTACTACGACGCGATGGATCGGTTCCTCGAGACGAGCGCGACGCACGCGTTTCCGGGCCACGGGCCGACGTTCACGGACCCGAAACGCGTCGCGACGCGCACCCGTGAGCGACTCGACCGGTTGCTCGAGGAAACGCTCGCGGCGCTCGAACGAGTCGAACCCGCGACGCCCCTCGAGATCGCCGTGGAACGAGCGGGTAGCGTTCAGTATACGGCACCAGTAATGGACGCATTGGGGGCGCTCGGCACGCTCGAGAATCGGGGACTCGTCGCCTACGACTGCAAGGACGGCGCGCGAACCTATCGACGACGAGAATAA
- a CDS encoding DUF2110 family protein has protein sequence MVVLATKLYVEGDARERSLDSLRSLVANEVGDLDVEFDIGIRHDDFPSVTVEGEDATVARNVLREEFGEIVPDLEVGETYIGTLESWDDDGFVLDAGQGDGVRIPADELGLGPGSPEQIRERYGLVQHLPLEFVYGGEGSDAGDDGASPSRLADEAQDRLYEWTRGDGRLNVNSATRAEVRATLNRAGHAQDYVTVERLGLLEQSVICTEGTDPPGLLASVGEYLPAELRCVVP, from the coding sequence ATGGTCGTACTCGCAACCAAACTCTACGTCGAGGGCGACGCCCGCGAACGATCGCTCGATTCCCTGCGATCGCTCGTCGCCAACGAGGTCGGCGACCTCGACGTCGAGTTCGACATCGGCATCCGCCACGACGACTTTCCGTCCGTGACCGTCGAAGGTGAAGACGCGACCGTCGCCAGAAACGTCCTCCGCGAGGAGTTCGGCGAAATCGTCCCCGACCTCGAGGTGGGTGAAACCTACATCGGCACGCTCGAGTCCTGGGACGACGACGGGTTCGTCCTCGACGCCGGACAGGGTGACGGCGTGCGTATTCCAGCGGACGAACTCGGACTTGGCCCGGGATCGCCCGAACAGATTCGTGAACGCTACGGATTGGTCCAGCACCTGCCACTCGAGTTCGTCTACGGTGGTGAGGGATCCGACGCAGGCGACGATGGAGCGTCTCCGAGTCGACTCGCCGACGAAGCCCAGGACCGACTCTACGAGTGGACGCGCGGCGACGGCCGACTCAACGTCAACAGCGCCACGCGAGCGGAAGTTCGAGCGACGCTCAACCGCGCCGGCCACGCGCAAGATTACGTCACCGTCGAGCGACTCGGCTTGCTCGAGCAGAGCGTCATCTGCACCGAGGGGACCGACCCACCCGGACTGTTAGCGAGCGTCGGCGAGTATCTCCCAGCGGAGCTCCGCTGTGTCGTTCCATAA
- a CDS encoding chemotaxis protein CheW, with amino-acid sequence MTPDLSERLLGIDIDDASDGGRNGEGASPVDQEEREQFLFVGLGEHRFALPIDAVQTLADVPEDVTRVPRSPKPIEGLMDLRGEITAVVDPHVHFPDIEADERNGRERLLVLDRPTDQQSAAIRVDDVIGVESIGVSKVHDKSTVEDRPFSGDSLAHPLVDALIEQERSPSTQSIRASRPTGTDTANPLDLPADSSDTSLSTMQDRIDGDTRESDGESFELESTEHSNESAQSSVAADTETPREVVLEATPLLNVERLLLASGTQT; translated from the coding sequence ATGACTCCGGACCTCTCCGAACGACTCCTCGGAATCGACATCGACGACGCGTCCGACGGTGGTCGAAACGGCGAAGGCGCCAGCCCGGTCGACCAAGAGGAGCGCGAACAGTTCCTCTTCGTCGGACTGGGCGAACACCGTTTTGCGTTGCCGATTGACGCGGTACAGACACTTGCAGACGTTCCCGAGGACGTGACACGCGTCCCGCGTTCTCCCAAACCGATCGAGGGCCTGATGGACCTTCGCGGAGAGATTACTGCGGTCGTCGACCCGCACGTTCACTTTCCGGACATCGAAGCCGACGAGCGAAACGGACGCGAGCGATTGCTCGTGTTGGATCGACCGACCGATCAGCAATCAGCAGCCATTCGAGTCGACGACGTGATCGGCGTCGAATCGATCGGTGTGAGCAAGGTACACGACAAATCGACCGTCGAAGACCGACCGTTTTCGGGCGACTCGTTGGCACACCCACTCGTCGATGCGCTCATCGAACAGGAACGCTCACCCTCGACGCAATCGATCCGTGCCTCGAGGCCAACGGGTACCGACACCGCGAATCCACTCGATCTACCCGCCGACTCCAGTGACACGTCACTGTCAACGATGCAGGATCGGATCGACGGCGACACTCGAGAAAGCGACGGCGAGTCGTTCGAACTCGAGTCGACGGAGCACTCGAACGAATCGGCGCAGTCGTCGGTCGCCGCTGACACAGAGACGCCCCGGGAAGTCGTTCTCGAGGCGACGCCGCTGCTCAACGTCGAACGATTGTTGTTGGCGTCTGGCACGCAAACGTAG
- a CDS encoding chemotaxis protein CheW, producing MPSSPPPDDTNERVTVLTFDLTDDRYCVDADTVASVFGVSDDEALADASDPWNAGSVTVDGTHVQVVDLPRAFSSAARTTSRVDEPKLIVFAPSDDTERTHGWLVDEVDVTKRVQPADLEATQTGTGLAHVKGRIEIGDEDVIWLDERAIHE from the coding sequence ATGCCGTCGTCGCCACCTCCCGACGATACCAACGAACGTGTTACCGTTCTCACCTTCGACCTCACAGACGACCGATACTGCGTCGATGCCGATACCGTCGCCTCGGTCTTCGGCGTCTCCGACGACGAGGCGCTCGCCGACGCGTCAGATCCGTGGAACGCCGGGTCCGTCACGGTTGACGGGACGCACGTCCAGGTCGTCGACCTCCCTAGAGCCTTTTCCTCGGCTGCCAGAACGACGTCCCGCGTCGACGAGCCAAAACTCATCGTCTTCGCCCCGAGCGACGATACCGAGCGTACCCACGGGTGGCTCGTCGACGAGGTCGACGTCACGAAACGGGTCCAACCGGCCGACCTCGAGGCGACACAAACGGGAACAGGACTCGCCCACGTCAAAGGACGGATCGAAATCGGTGACGAGGACGTAATCTGGCTCGACGAACGCGCGATCCACGAGTAG
- the cheB gene encoding chemotaxis-specific protein-glutamate methyltransferase CheB: MTRVLVVDDSKFMRTVIANALTDADYDVETATNGSEAIEAAAEFDPAVVTMDVEMPEMGGIDAVERIMATNPTLILMLSVHTDEGTESTLDALERGAVDFLHKPDGSDSRTVTHLSEDVVDKVDDLADANVSSIALARASASAYATRSNHANVEATTDRALAGGRTNAAGGTETRVGTATNRPAGPRFGGATSAGSRPEDGDDAAGSLTPPELEGPHADDPTVVIGASTGGPKIVEGLFARLPVDLEAKVLVVQHMPAGFTERFAERLDALSEYDVREATHRASVRSGEAVVAPGDSHLEVLNNVGGRLRLGLDDGERIHGVRPAIDVTMESAAEHVVDPLCGVVLTGMGQDGATGIEAIKTAGGHTIAQDEATSPVFGIPCQAIQTGCVDDIAPATELVETIVDAFDTDGETDE; encoded by the coding sequence ATGACGCGAGTACTCGTTGTCGACGACTCGAAGTTCATGCGGACAGTCATCGCCAACGCACTCACGGATGCCGACTACGACGTCGAAACCGCAACGAATGGGTCAGAAGCGATCGAAGCGGCCGCCGAATTCGATCCCGCCGTCGTCACGATGGACGTCGAAATGCCCGAGATGGGCGGTATCGACGCCGTCGAGCGAATTATGGCGACGAATCCAACGCTAATTCTCATGCTCAGCGTCCACACCGACGAAGGAACTGAGTCCACGCTCGACGCACTCGAGCGAGGAGCCGTCGATTTTCTACACAAACCCGACGGATCGGATTCGCGGACCGTGACCCACCTGAGCGAGGACGTCGTCGACAAGGTCGACGATCTAGCCGACGCAAACGTCTCGTCGATCGCTCTCGCGCGCGCTTCGGCGTCCGCGTACGCGACGCGTTCGAATCACGCGAACGTCGAGGCAACGACTGATCGGGCGCTCGCCGGTGGACGAACGAACGCAGCAGGCGGCACCGAAACGCGCGTCGGAACGGCGACGAATCGACCAGCAGGCCCGCGGTTCGGAGGGGCGACGAGCGCCGGATCGCGACCCGAAGACGGTGACGACGCTGCCGGTTCGCTAACGCCGCCCGAACTCGAGGGACCGCACGCAGACGATCCGACGGTCGTCATCGGCGCCTCGACGGGCGGACCGAAGATCGTGGAAGGCCTCTTCGCGCGCCTTCCAGTCGACCTCGAGGCGAAAGTGCTGGTCGTCCAGCACATGCCAGCGGGGTTTACCGAACGGTTCGCCGAGCGATTGGACGCGCTCAGCGAGTACGACGTCCGCGAAGCGACCCATAGAGCGTCGGTCAGGTCCGGCGAGGCGGTGGTCGCACCGGGCGATTCCCACCTCGAGGTACTGAACAACGTCGGCGGCCGTCTCCGACTCGGATTGGACGACGGCGAGCGGATCCACGGCGTTCGTCCGGCGATCGACGTGACGATGGAGTCGGCGGCCGAACACGTTGTCGACCCACTCTGTGGCGTCGTGTTGACGGGCATGGGACAGGACGGTGCGACAGGCATCGAGGCGATCAAAACAGCTGGCGGGCACACCATCGCACAGGACGAAGCGACGAGTCCGGTCTTTGGCATCCCCTGTCAGGCGATTCAAACGGGGTGCGTCGACGATATCGCACCCGCGACCGAACTCGTCGAGACGATCGTCGACGCGTTCGATACGGACGGTGAGACCGATGAGTGA